One segment of Lysobacterales bacterium DNA contains the following:
- a CDS encoding Gfo/Idh/MocA family oxidoreductase has translation MTGFDSNRPLRLGIVGCGAITRAAHLPVIVADPRVEVTAFCDRDRRNATMTARESGIDAEIVTDVGELAGKVDAALVAVPPRFHAPIAIELMRMGVDVLCEKPIAITVADGRRMAEVARDTGRILAVALMMRFFPHNRWLADLVEDGEIGAVREVVVEDGAPLDWAMASNSYFDRKVTGGGVLFDTGVHLLDRVLWLFGDLHDIACEDDAFGEGFESNARLTGNLHMGGRPVPASFEFSWSHRLRRSIRVVGERGTLEAATSNPKVLTLHRQARRGPMEMQIACASHWDSHSHYRAQLDDFIEAVGERRAPFVTAESALKALAVIETAYARRRPMAQPWLARRQVPA, from the coding sequence TTGACGGGTTTTGATTCCAACCGGCCCCTGCGGCTCGGGATCGTCGGCTGTGGCGCGATCACGCGCGCGGCCCACCTTCCGGTGATCGTCGCGGACCCGCGCGTGGAGGTGACGGCGTTCTGCGACCGCGACCGCCGGAATGCGACGATGACCGCCCGTGAGAGTGGGATCGACGCGGAGATCGTCACCGACGTCGGCGAATTGGCCGGCAAGGTCGATGCCGCCCTGGTGGCGGTGCCGCCGCGCTTCCATGCGCCGATCGCCATCGAGCTGATGCGGATGGGCGTCGATGTCCTGTGCGAGAAGCCGATCGCGATCACCGTGGCCGATGGCAGGCGCATGGCCGAGGTGGCGCGCGACACCGGCCGGATCCTGGCGGTGGCGCTGATGATGCGGTTCTTTCCGCACAACCGCTGGCTGGCCGACCTGGTGGAGGACGGCGAGATCGGCGCGGTGCGCGAGGTGGTCGTCGAGGACGGCGCGCCGCTGGACTGGGCGATGGCGAGCAACAGCTATTTCGATCGCAAGGTGACCGGCGGCGGCGTGCTGTTCGACACCGGCGTGCACCTGCTCGACCGCGTGCTCTGGCTGTTCGGCGATCTGCACGACATCGCTTGCGAGGACGATGCCTTCGGCGAGGGCTTCGAGAGCAATGCCAGGCTGACCGGCAACCTCCACATGGGCGGGCGGCCGGTGCCGGCAAGTTTCGAGTTCAGCTGGTCGCACCGGCTGCGACGCAGCATCCGGGTGGTCGGCGAGCGCGGCACGTTGGAGGCCGCGACCTCCAATCCGAAGGTCCTGACCCTGCATCGACAGGCACGCCGTGGTCCCATGGAAATGCAGATCGCCTGCGCCAGCCATTGGGATTCGCACAGCCACTACCGGGCGCAGCTGGACGACTTCATCGAGGCGGTCGGCGAGCGCCGCGCGCCCTTCGTCACCGCCGAGTCGGCGCTCAAGGCGCTGGCCGTGATCGAGACGGCCTATGCGCGGCGCCGGCCGATGGCGCAACCCTGGCTGGCGCGCCGGCAGGTGCCGGCATGA